The Saccharothrix violaceirubra genome segment CCCGCGTCGCCGCCGACCCGGATCTGGGCGTCGAGCCGGGGCGCGGCCTTGCGCGCGCCCCGGGCCACCACGATCACGCGGCACGGGTGCTCACGGCTCGCGTCGTTCGCCGCGTCCACGGCGTCCTCGGTCTTGGCACCGTCGTCGGTCACGATCACCAGCGTCAGCACGCGGCCCAGCGTGACCGCGCCGCCCTCCTCGCGCAGCTGCACGAGTTTGCTGTTGACCTGCGACGTGGTGGTCGAGGGCAGGTCGATGATCACGGACGCCTCCAGTGCCTGCCGGTGCGGGCCATCATCTGGTCCGCGGACGCCGGTCCCCAGGTACCCGCCTTGTACTTCTCCGGCGTGCCCCCGGCCGCCCAGTGCTTCAACACCGGGTCCAGGATCTCCCAGGACAGCTCGACCTCGTCGTTCTTCGGGAACAGCGAGGGCTCGCCGAGCAGCACGTCGAGCAGCAGCCGCTCGTACGCCTCGGGCGAGGACTCGGTGAACGCGTGCCCGTAGCCGAAGTCCATCGTGACGTCGCGGACCTCCATCGTGGTGCCGGGCACCTTGGAGCCGAACCGCATCGTCACGCCCTCGTCCGGCTGCACCCGGATGACCAGGGCGTTCTGCCCCAGTTCCTCGGTGGCGGTGTCGTCGAAGGGCAGGTGCGGCGCCCGCTTGAACACGACCGCCACCTCGGTCACGCGCCGGCCCAGGCGCTTGCCCGTGCGCAGGTAGAACGGCACGCCCGCCCACCGGCGCGTGTGCACCTCGGCGGTGATCGCGGCGTAGGTCTCGGTGGTCGAGTCCTTGGCGAACCCGCCCTCCTCGACCAGTCCGGGCACCTTCTGCCCGCCCTGCCAGCCGCCCGTGTACTGGCCACGCGCGGTGGTCTCGCCGAGCGGCGCGACGGGCCGGGTCGCGGACAGCACCTTGACCTTCTCCGTGCGCAGGTCGCTGGGCCGGAACGAGACCGGCTCCTCCATGGCGACCAGCGCGAGGAGCTGGAGCAGGTGGTTCTGGATCACGTCGCGGGCCGCGCCGATGCCGTCGTAGTAGCCCGCGCGACCACCCAGGCCGATGTCCTCGGCCATGGTGATCTGCACGTGGTCGACGTAGTTGGCGTTCCAGATGGGTTCGTAGAGCTGGTTGGCGAACCGCAGCGCCAGGATGTTCTGCACCGTCTCCTTGCCGAGGTAGTGGTCGATGCGAAACACCGACTCCTCGGGGAAGACGTCGTTGACGGTCTTGTTCAACCGCTTGGCACTGGTCAGGTCGTGCCCGAACGGCTTCTCGATGACGACCCGGCGCCACTGGTTCGGGTCGTCGCCGGGCGGGGTGGCCAGGCCGCAGCGCTTGAGCTGGTTCACCACGGTGGTGAACGCGTTCGGCGGCACGGACAGGTAGAACGCGTGGTTGCCGCCCGTGCCGCGTTCCCGGTCCAGGTCCTCGATCGTCGAGGCGAGCGAGTCGAACGCCGCGTCGTCGTCGAACGTGCCCTGCACGAACCGGATGCCCTCGGCCAGCCGGTCCCACACGCCCTGCCGGAACGGCGTGCGCGCGTGCTCCTTCACGGCCTCGTGCACGACCTGCATGAAGTCCTGGTCGGCCCAGTCCCGCCGGGCGAAGCCGACGAGCGCGAAGCCCGGCGGCAGCAGACCCCGGTTGGCCAGGTCGTAGATCGCGGGCATGAGCTTCTTGCGGGACAGGTCGCCGGTGACGCCGAAGATCACCAGACCGCACGGTCCGGCGATGCGCGGCAGCCGCTTGTCCCGGGGGTCGCGCAACGGGTTGCGCTTGGTGGGCGTGCTCACGAGCCGTCCTCCTGGATCGCCTCGACCAGCTGGGCCAGGCCCGCGACCCGGTCGGTCAGGTGCAGGCGCAGCACCGGACGGCCGTGCCCGGCCAGGACCTGGCCGTCGCCCAACGCCTGCGCGAGCTGGAGCGTGCCCAGGTCGTAGGGCCGGTCCGGCACGTCGACCGTGCTCTCCGAGGCGCCGGTGAGCTGGAGGAACACGCCGTTGCGGTGCCCGCCCTTGTGGTACTGGCCGGTCGAGTGCAGGAACCGCGGTCCCCAGCCGAAGGTGGTCTGGAGGTGCGCCCGCCGGGCCAGTTCCGGGCGGACGAGCGCGAACGACGCGTCGTCGATCCGGTCCAGGTACGC includes the following:
- the zwf gene encoding glucose-6-phosphate dehydrogenase; the protein is MSTPTKRNPLRDPRDKRLPRIAGPCGLVIFGVTGDLSRKKLMPAIYDLANRGLLPPGFALVGFARRDWADQDFMQVVHEAVKEHARTPFRQGVWDRLAEGIRFVQGTFDDDAAFDSLASTIEDLDRERGTGGNHAFYLSVPPNAFTTVVNQLKRCGLATPPGDDPNQWRRVVIEKPFGHDLTSAKRLNKTVNDVFPEESVFRIDHYLGKETVQNILALRFANQLYEPIWNANYVDHVQITMAEDIGLGGRAGYYDGIGAARDVIQNHLLQLLALVAMEEPVSFRPSDLRTEKVKVLSATRPVAPLGETTARGQYTGGWQGGQKVPGLVEEGGFAKDSTTETYAAITAEVHTRRWAGVPFYLRTGKRLGRRVTEVAVVFKRAPHLPFDDTATEELGQNALVIRVQPDEGVTMRFGSKVPGTTMEVRDVTMDFGYGHAFTESSPEAYERLLLDVLLGEPSLFPKNDEVELSWEILDPVLKHWAAGGTPEKYKAGTWGPASADQMMARTGRHWRRP